Below is a genomic region from Salvelinus fontinalis isolate EN_2023a chromosome 2, ASM2944872v1, whole genome shotgun sequence.
atgaccactttagcccggaccctccagagtgcaggcacaggttgatccgggctgtgggggagcactggagatctggtgcacacaactcgcacctctcccttaggcacaatgcccacattcgcccggcacgGGTCGGAGCGCATGCATAGGGcgaactgcaccctcccagcgccccggagacacagtacgcaaagccggcgcaggataccctgggccgaaacggaGTACCGGAGACCAAACATGCTGAGCTGGGacaatccgccctggctggatgcccactctcgcatggcacttgcgaggggctggcctatagcgctCCAGGCTATGAGCGCGTattggcgacaccgtgcgcttcaccgcataacacggtgcctaaCCAGTACTACGCTTCTTCctgtaagcacggggagttggctcaggtctatcgcctgactccgccaatctccccgtgtgcccccccccccctgcctctcgtgcctgttgcgctgccttacctcatatcgccgccgctcagcttgaGCTGCATCCAGTtcttctttggggcggcgatattccccagcctgtgcccagggtcccttgccgtccaatatctcctcccatgtccattttgCCAGATAGCGCTGCTCCTCCTTACCATGCTGCTTGGTACTtttttggtgggtagttctgtaacgatcgtcgtcttCTTCAGATGGGGaataggaaggatcggaccaaaacgcagcgtggtaagtgtccatgttaattttaataaataaactgaacactgcaataacaaaataacaaaagtgaaacaacgaaaatcgaaacagtcctgtcagctgaaacaaacacaaaacaactacccacacacacaggtgggaacaggctacctaagtatggttctcaatcagagacaatgatagacagctgcctctgattgggaaccataccaggccaaacacagaaatacaaaacatagaacaacatagaatgcccaccccaactcacgccctgaccaaaccaaaatagagacataaaaaaggaactaaggtcaggacgtgaaactctggttttgtgatgaaacgaaggttgaatttattctgccagtgtgtcttcttattgtctcggtgTTAggcctatacagtgccttcagaaagtattcaggacATTGACTTTTTCagaattttgttacgttacagcaatattctaaaatggacaaaaaaacatctaatcagtctacacacaatacccataatgacaaaacaaaaacagttttttagaaatgcttgaaaatgcattaaaaattaaaacaatttaaatcacatttacataagtgttcagaccctttaatctgtactttgttgaagcccttttggcagcgattacagccttgaggcttcttggatatgacgcaacaagcttggcacacgtgtatttgtggagtttctcccattcttctatgcagatcctctcaagctctgtcagattggatgaggagcgttgctgcacagctattttcaggtctctccagagatgttcgatcaggttcaagtccgggctctggctgggcacctcaaggacattcagagacttgtcctgaagccaatcccgcgatgtcttggctgtgtgcttagggtcgttgtcctgttggaaggtgaaccttcgccccagtttgaggtcctgagcgctctggagaaggttttcatcaaggatctctctgtacttttctccattccTCTTTGCCTtcctcctgactagtctcccagtccctgccaattaaaaacatccccacagcctgatgctggcaccaccatgcttcaccgaagggatggtaccaggtttcctctagacgtgatcttggtttcatcagaccagagaatcttgtttttcatagtctgagagtctttgggtgccttttggcaaactccaagcgggctgacatgtgccttttactgaggaggggattccgtctagccactctaccataaatgcctgattggtggagtgctgcagagatggttgtccttctggaaggttctcccatctccatagaggaactctggaactctgtaaGAGTGACCACTGGGTTCGTGGTCACCCcactgaccaatgcccttctccccagattgctcagttttgccgagcccagctctaggaagagtattgctggttccaaacttcttccatgttagaatgatggaggccactgtgttcttggggaccttcaatgctgcaggaatgttttggtacccttccccagatctgtaccttgattcaatcctgtatcggagctctgcggacaattccttcgacctcatggcttggttttgctctgacatgcactgtcaactgtgagaccttatataggcagatgtgtgcctttccgtatcatgtccaatcaattgaatttaccacaggtggaccccaatcaagttgtagaacatctgaaggatcaatggaaacaggatgcacctgagctaaatttcgagtctcaaagcaaagggtctgaatacttatgtcaatagggtatttcagtttttaacttgcaataaatttgcaaacatttctaaaaacttgttttcactttgtcattatggggtattgtgtgtagattgatgatattttttatattttttaaatacattttagaataaagctgtaaataatcaaggggtctgaatacttttcgaatgcactgtatatcacggtggcaaggcacatgaactaacaggttatagagcaaacaacgcaattatcacaacacataggttctAATATGATGTTTTGGTGGGAGGCTTGCCCATAGATGTttcccacgcaccgctactggaAACAACTTAATAAATATGTTGCAAAtagtaatttatttatttcagttagCTCAATCACAGACATGAACAATAGCCTTAACAACAGAAGCAGTAGCCAAGTGAACCTAAGTCAGGTTAGGTAATGaagaaaatgtaaaatatattaaaAGCTTTAGTCTACAGGTCTTGCAGGGAAACAGCTatttataaataataatttattgGAATTTACCAGTATTATTTACCATTAAGTACCAATATTATGCATATAAGTAACCCAAAGAGCCTAAAAATCCTCATATATTGTAAATGCACTGTGCACAGTTAGTGAAGCCACATGAAACTTATGAATATCAGAAAACTAATGGTGGTAATGAGATAAAGGCAAAAGTAAGCCTGGTCAATGCGCCTGGCCACTTTCTCCCAGTACCCAGGCTTCTTCTGGCCACATCTCACATTAACAGAGAACCATTCCTGCCGTATGTTCTGCACCTCCTTTAGGATCAGCTGCAGCAGGTGGGGGTTGTTCAGCCAGTCTCCATCAAGGTCCTTCTTGTTAAAGGTGTCCACCTTCTTCAGGCTACTCTCAGCATCTCTCTCAGGCTCTAAGAATAAAATTGGAAGGTTTTCTTGCAGTTTCTGGAGTCGAATCAATTGTGTTGGGGGTATTATATTCTACTTCTATGGCCTCAGTAATGTCCTGGATCATAATCAATCTCTTATGAGAATGACAAAATAACAGATTTTACCTCTTCGGCATTCAGTCTCTTCTTGAGTCTCTTTGCAGGTCTTAGCAGAGGTCTGGACGTCCTGATCAACCCTGCTGTCCATATCAATCAGGAAGCTCATCAGCATtgtctccaggaggctgaggCCCGTAAGGGCAAAGATTACGATGCAGTAAATAGCTGGAGAAAGGGAGATGTcaatgatatacagttgaagtcagaagtttacatacacttaggttggagtcattaaaactagtttttcaaccactccacatatttcttgttaacaaactatagttttggcaagtcagttagaacatctacttagtgcataatttttccaaaaattgtttacagacagattatttcacttataattcactgtatcacaattccagtgggtcaggtgtttacatacattaagttgactgtgcctttaaacagcttggaaaattccagaaaattatgccggggctttggaagcttctggtaggctaattgacatcatttgagtcaattggaggtgtacctgtggatgaatttcaaggcctgACTTTAAACTccgtgcctctttgtttgacatcatgggaaaatcaaaagaaatcagccaagaccaaaagaaatcagccatccttgggagcaatttccaaacgcctgaaggtaccacgttcatttgtacaaacaatagtacgcaagtataaacaccatgggaccatgcagccgtcataccgctcaggaaggagactcgttctgtctcctagagatgaacgtactttggtgcaaaaactgcaaatcaatcccagaacaacagcaaaggaccttgggaagatgttggaggaaacaggtacaaaagtatctatatccacagtaaaacgagtcctatatcgacataacctgaaaggccgctcagcaaggaagaagccactgctccaaaaccaccataaaaaagacagattatggtttgcaactgcgcatggggacaaagatcgtactttttggagaaatttgtgtctgatgaaacaaaaataaaactgtttggccataatgaccatcgttatgtttggaggaaaaagggggaggcttgcaagccaaagaacaccatcccaaccgtgagcacgggggtggcagcatcatgttgtgggggtgctttgctgcaggagtgactggtgcgcttcacaaaatagatggcatcatgaggaaggacaattatgtggatatattgaagcaacatctcaagacatcagtcaggaatttaaagcttggttgcaaatgggtcttccaaatgtacaatgaccctaagcatacttccaaagttgtggcaaaatggcttaaggacaacaaagtcaaggtattggagtggccatcacaaagccctgtgtgtgtgagcaaggaggcctacaatcctgactcagttacaccagctctgtcaggaggaatgggccaaaattcacccaacttattgtggcaagcttgtggaaggctacccgaaaagtttgacccaagttaaacattaaaggcaatgctaccaaatactaattgagtgtatgtaaactactgacCCACGGGCAAtgagatgaaagaaataaaagctgaaataaatcattctctctactattattctgacatttcacattcttaaaataaagtggtgatcctaactgacccaaaacagagaatttttactagcattaaatgtcaggaattgtgaaaaaactgagtttaaatgtatttggctaaggtgtatgtaaacttccgaccttaACTGTAAAATGAAAACACTTAGGAGATTATGGGGAAATACTCAGAATAAAGATGAGAATAAGACTGTGCAAATGACATAAGGCTAAATACAATGTGGAGGGGGGTTCTTGTATTTACCGTGCTGTAAACCAATAATGTGGTAACCTCTCACCTATCACTGGCAGGTTGTTTGCTGTGGAGGGCAGGATGTCATTGAGAATCAACAATAGGACAGAGATGGACAAGAGTATGGTCACTTTGAAGCCTAGCTTTTCCCCTTTGGCCTCACTGATGAAAAAGGAGGCCAAATCCAACACAAGAAAAAAGGCGATTGGTACCACAAGGTTGATTATATATAATAGTGGCCTCCTTCGTAAGGTGATCTGTATGGAGGGGGAAAAGGATCATATAAATTAGAATGCACAATAGACAAAAAATACTTATCAATAATACTCATTATAATTATGAAAGGGACAAGTGTGATCCCTTCAGTTTGTATTAGTCTCTTGCAAATTATGAAATAGTCCTAATATAACAAAAGTCATTCTATTTAAAGATCATGCTGTAATTTGCCTCAATTAATACCTTGTATATTAGCTGATGCCATTTTTCATCACCACCATAATTTAGTTCTTCCTCAGTCATAGCAATGCCCAGGAAGTCCCATTCATCCAGTGTAGTCATGCTCTCCCTAGTTATGTGGTTTACTGCAGTGGTGCTGGCGAATGCCCGCAATTTTATTTCTGATGCTGAAGAGATAAAATATTTTGTTGATGTTACATGTTTGTATAGTACAGCCCTCTGAAAAGGAGATGAGAAAAAGGAGTTGATGAAAGAGGCTAAGGTACAAAGACacgtgtgtgagggggggggggggggggttacctcTGTGTATCATGGACTTAAAGGTGATGCTGCAGCTCTGGGTATCAAGGGGGAACCTATAAAGATCCATCTTGCAGGAAGTGGTTAGCCGGCGCTGGTCAATCACTTGAGCTAACCAATTATGATGCACCTGGACATATGGGCTCAATATGGTACTACTTGTATCAGAGATGCTGAAAGTGCAGACAAAGATACATCAGTATTTGGCCACTGTAAGAATGTACTTTCTTTACCAAGGGAGACAATGATATGTTACTTCTGAATAACATCAAAgcttgtttttttatttcacctttatttaaccaggtagaccagttgaaaacaagttctcatttacaactgcgacctggccaagataaagcaaagcagcgcgacacaaacaacacagagttacacatggaataaacaaacttacagtcaataacataatagaaaagtatatatacagtgtgtgcaaatgaggtaagataagggaggtaaggcaataaaaaggccatagtggtgaaataattacaatttagcaatgaaacactggagtgatagatgtgcagaagatgaatgtgcaagtagatgtactggggtgcaaaggagaagaaaaaaataacagtatggggatgaggtagttggttgggctgtttacagatgggctatgtacaggtgcagtgatctgtgagctgctctgacagctggtgcctaaagttagagagggagatataagtctccagcttcagtgatttttgcaatgcgttccagtcattagcagcagagaactggaaggaaaggcagccaaaagaggaattggcattgggggtgaccagtgaaatatacctgctggagcgcgtgctatgggtgggtgatgctatggtgaccaatgagttgagataaggcggttctttacctagcaaagacctatagatgacctggagccagtgggtttggcgacgaatatgaagcaagggccagccaacgagatcatacaggtcacagtggtgggtagtatatggggctttggtgacaaaacagatggcactgtgatagcaaattggatgcagtctgagtagagtgttggaggctattttgtaaatgacatcaccgaagacaaggatcggtaggatagtcagttttacaagggtttgtttggcagcatgagtgaaggatgctttgttgagaaataggaagccgattcaagatttaattttggataggagatgcttaatgtgagtctggaaggagagtttacaatctcaccagacacctaggtatttgtagttgtcccaatattctaagtcagaaccgtccagagtagtgatactggacgggcaggcaggtgtgggcagcgatcggttgaagagcatgcatttagttttacttgcatttaagagcagttggaggccacggaaggagaattgtatggcattgaagctcgtctggagattagttaacacagtgtccaaagaagggccagaagtatacagaatggtgtcatctgcgtaaaggtggatcagagaatcaccagcagcaagagcgacataatTGATGTATACAgtgaaaagagtcggcccgagaaatgaaccctgtggcacccccatagagactgccagaggtccggaaaacaggccctccgatttgacacactgaactctgtctgagaagtagatggtgaaccaggcgaggcagtcatttgagaaaccaaggctgttgagtctgccgataagaatgtggtgattgacagagtcgaaagccttggccaggtcgatgaatacagctgcactgtattgtctcttatcgatggcggttatgatatcgtttaggaccttgagcatggctgaggtgcacacatgaccagctcggaaaccagattgcatagtagaGAAGGTACGgcgggattcaaaatggtcggggatctgtttgttaacttggccttcgaagaccttagaaaggcagggtaggatagatataggtctgtaacagtttgggtctagagtgtctccccctttgaagagggggatgaccgcggcagatttccaatctttgggaatctcagacgatatgaaagagaggttgaacaagctagtactaggggttgcaacaattgcggcgattaattttagaaagagagggtccagattgtctagcccggctgatttgtaggcgtccagattttgcagctctttcagaacatcggatatctggatttgggtgaaggagaaatgggggaggcttgggcaagttgctgtggggggtgcaggactgttagaactgttgaccggggtaggggtagtcaggtggaaagcatggccagccgtagaaaaatgcttattgaaattctcaattatcatggattattattctccatgg
It encodes:
- the LOC129825398 gene encoding 5-hydroxytryptamine receptor 3A-like isoform X2; this translates as MFSHTYKTQPTPTWTPFCWTCEPKHTAMNTLWLLCSLALMGGVSTTEDCSYHRLQKHLGLSQKNESTTGLRPVVHWTNSTLVMVDMILFGIMDLNEKSSTFTSYVLISTAWVNYFIAWEPKEFCGISKMTVPRERVWIPDIGIQEDISDTSSTILSPYVQVHHNWLAQVIDQRRLTTSCKMDLYRFPLDTQSCSITFKSMIHRASEIKLRAFASTTAVNHITRESMTTLDEWDFLGIAMTEEELNYGGDEKWHQLIYKITLRRRPLLYIINLVVPIAFFLVLDLASFFISEAKGEKLGFKVTILLSISVLLLILNDILPSTANNLPVIAIYCIVIFALTGLSLLETMLMSFLIDMDSRVDQDVQTSAKTCKETQEETECRREPERDAESSLKKVDTFNKKDLDGDWLNNPHLLQLILKEVQNIRQEWFSVNVRCGQKKPGYWEKVARRIDQAYFCLYLITTISFLIFISFMWLH
- the LOC129825398 gene encoding 5-hydroxytryptamine receptor 3A-like isoform X1 — translated: MFSHTYKTQPTPTWTPFCWTCEPKHTAMNTLWLLCSLALMAGGVSTTEDCSYHRLQKHLGLSQKNESTTGLRPVVHWTNSTLVMVDMILFGIMDLNEKSSTFTSYVLISTAWVNYFIAWEPKEFCGISKMTVPRERVWIPDIGIQEDISDTSSTILSPYVQVHHNWLAQVIDQRRLTTSCKMDLYRFPLDTQSCSITFKSMIHRASEIKLRAFASTTAVNHITRESMTTLDEWDFLGIAMTEEELNYGGDEKWHQLIYKITLRRRPLLYIINLVVPIAFFLVLDLASFFISEAKGEKLGFKVTILLSISVLLLILNDILPSTANNLPVIAIYCIVIFALTGLSLLETMLMSFLIDMDSRVDQDVQTSAKTCKETQEETECRREPERDAESSLKKVDTFNKKDLDGDWLNNPHLLQLILKEVQNIRQEWFSVNVRCGQKKPGYWEKVARRIDQAYFCLYLITTISFLIFISFMWLH